From Lysobacter auxotrophicus, the proteins below share one genomic window:
- a CDS encoding YdcH family protein has translation MTDSDDPAVLAHQLAELRLEHRDLDAAIERLARTPDADELTVKRLKKRKLWLKDCIARLESALIPDEPA, from the coding sequence ATGACCGACAGCGACGATCCCGCCGTGCTCGCGCACCAGCTGGCCGAATTGCGCCTGGAACACCGCGACCTCGACGCGGCGATCGAACGGCTCGCGCGGACGCCCGACGCCGACGAACTGACGGTCAAGCGCCTGAAGAAGCGCAAGCTGTGGCTGAAGGATTGCATCGCGCGGCTGGAAAGCGCGCTGATTCCGGACGAGCCGGCGTAA
- the plsB gene encoding glycerol-3-phosphate 1-O-acyltransferase PlsB yields MPAMPNQTPLPFPDADKDATTATTPAREDAAMPHASTVEAEPRAADVPPASEADPAQAALPIDVPAGDLPPDDPLSNNNRRPGGPRRPSVRRPWWAKLLGRIMAPWVQVTVEPRNPTAEIPEEWSGRPVCYVLEDYGLSNALILERACREAGLPSPLQPLPGDPLKRKRAYLALSRRNVNTLAQLQQSLGTAPPSPKSHSGSLAHLLHAHRADPTMDVQLVPVSIFVGRAPDKNSGWFSVLFSENWTLVGRFRRLLAIALNGRDTLVRFAPPVSLRAIVDEGLPPERTVRKLSRVLRAHFRRIRAAVIGPDLSTRRLLVDQVLSSATVKEAIADQAARDKSSLADAWKKAHGFAYEIAADYSHPVVRSASFLLTPVWNRIYRGVLVHHLDKLKDDAPGYEVVYVPCHRSHMDYLLLSYLLYTRGIVPPHIVAGINLNLPVVGTLLRKGGAFFIRRSIRGSALYSAVLSEYVAQLVAGGYSIEYFVEGGRSRTGRLLPPKGGMVAMTVRAFVRQPTRPVLFQPIYIGYEKLMEGNSYLDELSGKPKEKESIWQLLMGIPKVLRSNYGQVVVNFGEPIRLGDVLAEHAPDWDGQPVGDEEKPAWLSNTVDALAQRIQVNVNRAADVNPINLLALALLSTPKHAMGEGDLRAQIQLSKTLLAELPYSDRVTVTPHPVEEIIAHGEEINVLSRIKHPLGDVLGVSGDNAVLLSYFRNNVLHLFTAASWIACCFQNNRRMSINGVQRLGRSVYPFLQAELFLPWTEEEFADRLNRTIDVFVREGLLEKISDDEGGILARNAGQTDEVFRLRAIGHSLQQAFERYYIAISVLVKNGPGTLTAAELESLCQLAAQRLSLLYAPAAPEFFDKTLFRGFIQKLREMRLVWPDENSKLAFDSRLDTWAKDAKFILGRELRHTIEKISPESAKPAAVPADPA; encoded by the coding sequence CCGCGAGGACGCGGCGATGCCGCACGCCTCGACCGTCGAGGCCGAACCGCGCGCGGCCGACGTGCCCCCGGCGAGCGAAGCCGACCCCGCACAGGCCGCGCTCCCGATCGACGTGCCCGCGGGCGACCTGCCGCCGGACGATCCGCTATCGAACAACAACCGCCGCCCCGGTGGCCCGCGTCGTCCGTCGGTGCGCCGCCCGTGGTGGGCGAAGCTGCTCGGCCGGATCATGGCGCCGTGGGTGCAGGTCACCGTCGAGCCGCGCAACCCGACGGCCGAAATCCCGGAGGAATGGAGCGGCCGCCCGGTCTGCTACGTGCTCGAGGACTACGGCCTGTCGAACGCGCTGATCCTGGAACGCGCCTGCCGCGAAGCCGGTCTGCCTTCGCCGCTGCAACCGCTGCCGGGCGACCCGCTCAAGCGCAAGCGCGCCTACCTCGCGTTGTCGCGCCGCAACGTCAACACGCTGGCGCAGTTGCAGCAGTCGCTGGGCACCGCGCCGCCCTCGCCGAAGTCGCATTCCGGATCGCTCGCGCACCTGCTCCACGCGCATCGCGCCGATCCGACGATGGACGTGCAGCTGGTGCCGGTGTCGATCTTCGTCGGCCGCGCGCCGGACAAGAACAGCGGCTGGTTCTCGGTGCTGTTCTCGGAAAACTGGACGCTGGTCGGCCGCTTCCGCCGCCTGCTCGCGATCGCGCTGAACGGTCGCGACACGCTGGTGCGCTTCGCCCCGCCGGTGAGCCTGCGCGCAATCGTCGACGAAGGCCTGCCGCCCGAACGCACCGTGCGCAAGCTCTCGCGCGTGCTGCGCGCGCACTTCCGCCGCATCCGCGCGGCGGTGATCGGGCCGGACCTGTCGACGCGCCGACTGCTGGTCGACCAGGTGCTTTCGTCGGCCACGGTGAAGGAAGCCATCGCCGACCAGGCCGCGCGCGACAAGAGTTCGCTCGCCGACGCGTGGAAGAAGGCGCACGGCTTCGCGTACGAGATCGCGGCCGACTATTCGCACCCCGTCGTGCGTTCGGCGAGCTTCCTGCTCACGCCGGTGTGGAACCGCATCTACCGCGGCGTCCTCGTCCACCACCTGGACAAGCTGAAGGACGACGCGCCCGGCTACGAAGTGGTCTACGTGCCCTGCCACCGCAGCCACATGGACTACCTGCTGCTGAGCTACCTGCTGTACACGCGCGGCATTGTGCCGCCGCACATCGTGGCCGGCATCAACCTCAACCTGCCGGTCGTCGGCACGCTGCTGCGCAAGGGCGGCGCGTTCTTCATCCGCCGCAGCATCCGCGGCAGCGCGCTGTATTCGGCGGTGCTCAGCGAGTACGTCGCGCAGCTGGTCGCCGGCGGGTATTCGATCGAGTACTTCGTCGAGGGCGGACGTTCGCGCACGGGCCGCCTGCTTCCGCCGAAGGGCGGCATGGTCGCGATGACGGTGCGTGCCTTCGTGCGCCAGCCCACGCGCCCGGTGCTGTTCCAGCCGATCTACATCGGCTACGAGAAGCTGATGGAAGGCAACAGCTACCTCGACGAGCTGTCCGGCAAGCCGAAGGAAAAGGAATCGATCTGGCAGCTGCTGATGGGCATCCCGAAGGTGCTGCGCAGCAACTACGGCCAGGTGGTGGTGAATTTCGGCGAACCGATCCGCCTGGGCGACGTGCTGGCCGAGCACGCGCCGGACTGGGACGGCCAGCCGGTCGGCGACGAGGAAAAGCCCGCGTGGCTGTCCAACACCGTCGACGCGCTCGCGCAGCGCATCCAGGTGAACGTCAACCGCGCCGCCGACGTCAACCCGATCAACCTGCTCGCGCTGGCGCTGCTGTCCACGCCCAAGCACGCGATGGGCGAAGGCGACCTGCGCGCGCAGATCCAGCTCAGCAAGACGCTGCTGGCCGAGCTGCCCTACTCCGACCGCGTCACCGTGACGCCGCATCCGGTCGAGGAAATCATCGCGCACGGCGAGGAAATCAACGTCCTGTCGCGCATCAAGCATCCGCTGGGCGACGTGCTGGGCGTCAGCGGCGACAACGCCGTGCTGCTGAGCTATTTCCGCAACAACGTGCTGCACCTGTTCACGGCGGCGTCGTGGATCGCATGCTGTTTCCAGAACAACCGCCGCATGAGCATCAACGGCGTGCAGCGCCTGGGCCGCAGCGTGTACCCGTTCCTGCAGGCCGAGCTGTTCCTGCCGTGGACGGAGGAGGAATTCGCCGACCGCCTGAACCGCACGATCGACGTGTTCGTGCGCGAAGGCCTGCTGGAGAAGATCAGCGACGATGAAGGCGGCATCCTCGCGCGCAACGCGGGCCAGACCGACGAGGTCTTCCGCCTGCGTGCGATCGGCCACTCGCTGCAGCAGGCGTTCGAGCGCTACTACATCGCCATTTCGGTGCTGGTGAAGAACGGCCCGGGCACGCTGACCGCCGCGGAACTGGAAAGCCTGTGCCAGCTCGCTGCACAGCGCCTGTCGCTGCTCTACGCGCCGGCCGCGCCGGAGTTCTTCGACAAAACGCTGTTCCGCGGCTTCATCCAGAAGCTGCGCGAGATGCGCCTGGTGTGGCCGGACGAGAACAGCAAGCTCGCCTTCGACAGCCGCCTGGACACGTGGGCGAAGGACGCCAAGTTCATCCTCGGCCGCGAACTGCGCCACACGATCGAGAAGATCAGCCCGGAGAGCGCGAAGCCGGCTGCGGTGCCTGCCGATCCGGCGTAG